Proteins encoded together in one Lysinibacillus sp. FSL K6-0232 window:
- a CDS encoding N-acetylmuramoyl-L-alanine amidase, whose amino-acid sequence MSYIIEKQLMSGLPNLPLTAIKYIVAHESGNPSNTGPNALENEIAYMRRNKANAFVSHWVGDGGRIVQVAPVNRVQYGCGPKGNPYSYAQVELARTSDKEQFQKDYAAYIWLLRKLAIEAGVPTILDGNGNGIKSHRWITDNLGGTTHRDPFSYLGSMGISEAQFRQDIQYGLEGGLTLSQYNELKQEIAALKSLLVEKASIQSNQNVGASHKEAWEWAVKEGLIRGDGSKNMNPAGVLTREQMATILKRYYDKFIAD is encoded by the coding sequence TTGAGCTATATTATTGAAAAGCAGTTGATGTCTGGCTTGCCGAATCTACCGCTCACCGCGATTAAATATATTGTCGCCCATGAATCAGGCAATCCTAGTAATACAGGGCCAAATGCATTAGAAAATGAGATTGCGTATATGAGGCGCAATAAAGCGAATGCCTTTGTGTCCCACTGGGTTGGCGATGGTGGGCGGATTGTCCAAGTCGCACCTGTTAATCGCGTGCAATATGGCTGTGGTCCAAAGGGAAATCCTTATAGCTATGCACAGGTGGAACTGGCACGAACATCTGACAAGGAGCAGTTTCAAAAGGATTATGCGGCATATATTTGGCTCTTACGCAAGCTGGCGATAGAGGCAGGCGTTCCGACGATATTAGATGGCAATGGGAATGGCATTAAATCACATCGCTGGATTACTGACAATTTAGGTGGTACAACGCACCGTGATCCATTTAGTTACTTAGGGAGCATGGGGATTTCTGAGGCGCAGTTCCGACAAGATATTCAATATGGACTTGAGGGGGGATTAACATTGTCACAGTACAATGAGCTAAAGCAGGAAATCGCAGCCTTAAAAAGCTTACTTGTAGAAAAAGCGAGCATCCAGTCAAATCAAAATGTAGGTGCATCGCATAAAGAGGCATGGGAATGGGCAGTGAAGGAAGGATTGATTCGAGGAGATGGTAGTAAAAATATGAATCCAGCAGGCGTGTTAACGCGCGAACAAATGGCAACGATTCTTAAACGTTATTACGATAAATTTATTGCCGATTAA
- a CDS encoding copper amine oxidase N-terminal domain-containing protein, translating to MKKLVLLMAMLTVFLTTASIAEAHPGRLDSNGGHNCSDKSKAKGLCSGYHYHNGDAGNSHSHNPQPPKATPAPALTKVAVYLNNTKQNYAPGAYMKNGTTLVPMKAIFQSLGATVSYENATKKVTAIKDNKKIVIGVGNKVAYVDTNGATSTITLNHPAEIYQGTTMVPLRFVSQALGANVTFDEATLTVHIATK from the coding sequence ATGAAAAAATTGGTTTTATTGATGGCAATGCTTACAGTATTTTTGACAACAGCCTCTATTGCTGAGGCGCATCCAGGACGTTTAGACAGCAATGGCGGTCACAACTGCTCCGACAAATCCAAGGCAAAGGGGCTTTGCTCTGGCTACCATTACCATAACGGTGATGCTGGAAATAGTCATAGCCACAATCCGCAGCCACCAAAGGCGACGCCAGCTCCAGCACTTACAAAGGTTGCCGTTTACCTAAATAACACAAAGCAAAACTATGCACCTGGCGCTTATATGAAAAATGGCACAACATTAGTACCAATGAAAGCTATTTTTCAATCACTTGGCGCAACAGTTTCTTATGAAAATGCAACAAAAAAAGTAACTGCCATCAAGGACAATAAAAAAATTGTCATTGGCGTTGGCAATAAAGTCGCATATGTTGATACAAATGGCGCAACATCTACCATTACACTTAATCATCCTGCTGAAATTTATCAAGGAACAACAATGGTGCCACTACGCTTTGTCAGCCAAGCACTCGGTGCAAATGTCACATTTGATGAAGCAACATTAACAGTTCATATTGCAACAAAATAG
- a CDS encoding DUF2975 domain-containing protein, with protein sequence MMKRQQGALLFLKGVVIMLGVAALAVALFGLPEIARKDAAAHPDTTYISYLFLLYAYMLCVPFLIALYQVYLLFTNISRNQTFSASSIKALVKIKHCALSIVLLLVAGIVTSLIVFYGKEDMTAIVMLALISILATSIVAAFATVLQRLFQQTIDNQFIV encoded by the coding sequence ATGATGAAACGTCAACAAGGAGCGCTTCTGTTCTTAAAGGGTGTTGTGATCATGCTAGGTGTGGCTGCTTTGGCTGTAGCGCTATTTGGATTACCAGAAATAGCAAGGAAAGATGCCGCAGCACATCCTGATACAACCTATATATCCTATCTTTTTTTACTGTATGCATATATGCTCTGTGTGCCATTTTTGATAGCACTGTATCAAGTCTATCTGCTATTCACAAATATTAGTCGCAATCAAACATTTTCTGCCTCCTCTATAAAGGCTTTAGTCAAAATTAAACATTGTGCACTCAGCATCGTGCTACTTCTTGTAGCAGGCATTGTGACATCGCTCATTGTCTTTTATGGCAAAGAAGATATGACAGCTATTGTGATGCTGGCGCTTATCAGCATTTTGGCAACAAGCATTGTCGCAGCCTTTGCCACGGTGCTTCAGCGGCTATTCCAACAAACCATTGACAATCAATTTATTGTCTAG
- a CDS encoding aldo/keto reductase, whose product MTIPSITLNDGLQIPSIGLGTYALNGAQGVAAIQSALDNGYRLLDTAFNYENEGAVGEAIRRSSVAREEIIVTSKLPGRHHRYDRALKTIQESLYRLHVDYVDMYLIHWPNPKQDLYVEAWQALIDAKKWGLVRSIGVCNFNAEHIDRLVQETGVAPSINQIELHPRFSQVEQLAYNQSHGIVTEAWSPLERSGTVLQDEKLLQLAHQHGKTPGQIILRWHIQLGTVPLPKSASPKRQLENLQVFDFALNEQEMQVISSLTSAAGRINNQDPAEYEEF is encoded by the coding sequence ATGACAATTCCATCAATTACATTAAATGATGGGCTACAAATTCCGAGTATAGGACTCGGCACATATGCATTAAATGGCGCACAAGGTGTAGCGGCTATCCAAAGTGCCTTAGACAATGGCTATCGCCTGCTTGATACGGCCTTTAATTATGAAAATGAAGGAGCAGTTGGTGAGGCGATTCGCAGAAGCTCTGTTGCTAGAGAGGAAATTATTGTAACATCTAAGCTGCCTGGCAGACATCATCGCTATGATCGGGCATTAAAAACCATTCAGGAATCATTGTATCGCTTACATGTCGATTATGTAGATATGTATTTAATTCATTGGCCAAATCCAAAGCAGGATTTGTATGTCGAGGCTTGGCAAGCATTGATTGACGCCAAAAAATGGGGCTTAGTGCGCTCCATCGGCGTCTGTAATTTTAATGCGGAGCATATTGATCGTTTAGTACAGGAAACAGGTGTCGCCCCAAGCATCAATCAAATTGAATTACATCCGCGCTTTTCGCAGGTCGAGCAGCTTGCCTATAACCAATCACACGGCATTGTGACAGAGGCATGGAGCCCGCTGGAGCGCTCAGGCACTGTGCTACAAGACGAAAAACTACTCCAGCTTGCCCATCAACACGGCAAAACACCTGGTCAAATTATTTTACGCTGGCATATTCAACTAGGCACTGTGCCATTACCAAAATCAGCTTCACCAAAACGCCAGCTTGAAAATCTCCAAGTTTTTGATTTTGCATTAAATGAACAGGAGATGCAAGTAATCTCCTCCCTGACAAGCGCAGCAGGTCGCATTAACAATCAAGACCCTGCCGAATACGAGGAGTTTTAA